From the genome of Streptomyces sp. NBC_01260, one region includes:
- a CDS encoding glycoside hydrolase family 3 N-terminal domain-containing protein: MSSTPQPLSRRGALLAGTAALAGGLGLAGRADAAVRNPERARSPLAALTPQQRAGQCVIHSYPGLTPPARLMDAIRQGRTAGVIFFGENIKSLSQIEGVIQEMNEANASAPVTAPLLLMTDQEGGLVRRLPGEPVLSAKEVGASADPEGRAEFTGSGAGMNLAGVGMNVNLAPVLDVYRAAGDFTDQYKRSYSKDQEAVGTCGSAFITAQQDAGVAATAKHFPGLGPASANQNTDLGPVTLTTSASTLRSIDEAPYRAAISAGTKLVMLSWAVYRALDADRPAGLSPTIVGELRNRLGFRGVTVTDALEAGALRAYGSTAERAVLAATAGMDLILCSGRDAAQGDQAVTALSDALTAGTLDGPAFDAGAERVNALRGSLS; encoded by the coding sequence ATGAGCTCGACACCACAGCCCCTCAGCAGGCGCGGCGCTCTGCTCGCCGGAACGGCGGCCCTGGCCGGCGGGCTGGGGCTGGCCGGCCGTGCGGACGCGGCCGTACGAAATCCCGAAAGGGCACGCTCCCCCTTGGCCGCCCTGACCCCGCAACAGCGCGCCGGGCAGTGCGTCATCCACTCCTACCCGGGACTCACGCCTCCGGCCCGGCTGATGGACGCGATCAGGCAGGGCCGTACGGCCGGGGTGATCTTCTTCGGGGAGAACATCAAGAGCCTGAGCCAGATCGAGGGCGTCATCCAGGAGATGAACGAGGCGAACGCCTCCGCGCCCGTGACGGCCCCGCTGCTCCTGATGACCGACCAAGAGGGTGGCCTGGTGCGCCGCCTGCCCGGCGAGCCTGTGCTGTCCGCGAAGGAAGTCGGTGCCTCCGCGGACCCGGAGGGACGGGCGGAGTTCACCGGCAGCGGTGCGGGCATGAACCTCGCGGGCGTCGGCATGAACGTCAACCTGGCGCCGGTGCTCGACGTGTACCGCGCGGCCGGCGACTTCACCGACCAGTACAAGCGGTCGTACAGCAAGGACCAGGAGGCGGTGGGCACCTGCGGCTCGGCCTTCATCACCGCGCAGCAGGACGCCGGGGTGGCCGCCACCGCCAAGCACTTCCCCGGCCTCGGCCCCGCCTCCGCGAACCAGAACACCGACCTGGGTCCCGTCACCCTCACGACGTCCGCGTCGACGCTGCGCAGCATCGACGAGGCTCCGTACCGAGCGGCGATCTCTGCCGGGACCAAGCTGGTCATGCTGTCCTGGGCCGTCTACCGGGCGCTGGACGCCGACCGGCCCGCCGGCCTGTCCCCGACCATCGTCGGCGAGCTGCGCAACCGGCTCGGCTTCCGGGGCGTGACGGTCACCGACGCCCTGGAGGCCGGGGCTCTGCGGGCCTACGGCAGCACGGCGGAGCGCGCCGTACTGGCCGCCACGGCCGGCATGGACCTGATCCTGTGTTCGGGCCGCGACGCCGCCCAGGGGGACCAGGCGGTGACCGCGCTGAGCGACGCGCTGACGGCCGGCACTCTCGACGGGCCGGCCTTCGACGCAGGCGCCGAGCGCGTCAACGCCCTCCGCGGCAGCCTGTCCTGA
- a CDS encoding GH25 family lysozyme, which translates to MSGTASSAPLASDSAVPPGKGYMGVGYVQDSKHFKPDTRQLNLDTTPDTDLLANPVGMDVSSYQGSINWSSVRGAGIEFAWMKATEGTSYKDPTFSANYLGAYNAGVIRGAYHYARPDVSGGAAQANFFAGNGGAWSRDNLTLPGVLDIEGSCYGKTPAAMQSWILDFYNTYKARTGRDVVIYTSPSWWNSCTGGWTGMSTRSPLWVAHWTSAGSPSIPQGFPFWTVWQYTSTGSVSGISGNVDRDRFSGDRSRLLALANNTP; encoded by the coding sequence ATGTCGGGCACCGCCTCCTCGGCGCCACTGGCGTCCGACAGCGCCGTGCCACCGGGCAAGGGCTACATGGGCGTGGGCTACGTCCAGGACAGCAAGCACTTCAAGCCGGACACCCGGCAGCTGAACCTCGACACGACACCAGATACGGACCTTCTGGCGAACCCCGTTGGTATGGACGTCTCCAGCTACCAGGGCAGCATCAACTGGAGTTCGGTCCGCGGCGCGGGCATCGAGTTCGCCTGGATGAAGGCGACCGAGGGCACCTCGTACAAGGACCCCACGTTCAGCGCCAACTACCTGGGCGCCTACAACGCCGGCGTGATCCGGGGCGCGTACCACTACGCGCGGCCCGACGTGTCCGGTGGCGCGGCGCAGGCGAACTTCTTCGCCGGCAACGGTGGCGCCTGGTCCCGCGACAACCTGACACTCCCCGGCGTACTGGACATCGAGGGCAGTTGCTACGGCAAGACGCCCGCGGCGATGCAGTCCTGGATCCTCGACTTCTACAACACGTACAAGGCCCGTACCGGCCGCGACGTCGTGATCTACACCAGCCCGAGCTGGTGGAACTCCTGCACCGGTGGCTGGACGGGCATGTCCACCAGGAGCCCGCTGTGGGTGGCCCACTGGACCTCCGCGGGCAGCCCCAGCATTCCGCAGGGATTCCCGTTCTGGACCGTGTGGCAGTACACGTCCACCGGCTCGGTGAGCGGCATCTCCGGGAACGTCGACCGCGACCGCTTCAGCGGCGATCGCTCCCGACTGCTTGCCCTGGCCAACAACACCCCGTGA
- a CDS encoding spore-associated protein, which translates to MRSARNVATVGALTTLVLGATAAFCTTASAAPNVTPQGVCGGAYKTVNSVPVGSLGTAYLTYNSANGKNCVATIRTNPGTAKDMSTYVYVSDTDDWAGDSGNYTSYAGPAYVYGKGHCVSWGGNISNVYVSVENSNCARLKEHRVTEVR; encoded by the coding sequence ATGAGAAGCGCACGTAATGTCGCGACCGTCGGGGCGTTGACCACACTGGTGTTGGGCGCCACGGCTGCGTTCTGCACGACCGCCTCCGCCGCGCCCAATGTCACACCGCAGGGCGTCTGTGGTGGCGCCTACAAGACCGTGAACTCAGTGCCCGTCGGCTCGCTGGGCACCGCCTACCTGACGTACAACTCCGCGAACGGCAAGAACTGCGTCGCGACCATCCGTACCAACCCGGGCACGGCCAAGGACATGTCCACCTACGTCTACGTCTCCGACACCGACGACTGGGCCGGGGACTCCGGGAACTACACGTCGTACGCGGGGCCCGCCTACGTCTACGGCAAGGGCCACTGCGTGAGTTGGGGCGGCAACATCAGCAACGTGTACGTGTCGGTGGAGAACTCCAACTGTGCAAGGCTCAAGGAGCATCGGGTCACCGAAGTCCGCTGA
- a CDS encoding DoxX family protein, producing the protein MPRTTRSPFLLAGLPAGAGVLHVTVPKVFDGTVPRVLPGTPRAWTYASGVVECALAAGLVHPRTRRIAARATAGFLVGVFPANVQMALDWRHRPALPRAAAFGRLPLQIPLVLWAHKVARAEGTSRS; encoded by the coding sequence ATGCCCCGGACGACTCGCTCCCCCTTCCTCCTCGCCGGGCTGCCGGCCGGGGCCGGAGTTCTCCACGTCACGGTTCCCAAGGTGTTCGACGGGACCGTTCCGAGGGTCCTGCCCGGTACGCCGCGTGCGTGGACGTACGCGAGCGGCGTGGTCGAATGCGCGCTCGCCGCCGGACTCGTCCACCCCCGGACGCGGCGCATCGCGGCCCGCGCGACCGCCGGTTTCCTCGTCGGTGTCTTTCCCGCCAATGTCCAGATGGCCCTCGACTGGCGACACCGCCCCGCCTTGCCGAGGGCCGCGGCCTTCGGTCGGCTCCCCCTGCAGATTCCCCTGGTTCTGTGGGCCCACAAGGTCGCCCGCGCCGAGGGCACTTCACGCAGCTGA
- a CDS encoding NAD-dependent protein deacetylase, producing the protein MRMRPTLSWSPTEDLPPATTDVEPIADALSTGGVLVLSGAGISTESGIPDYRGEGGSLSRHTPMTYQDFTAGAQARRRYWARSHLGWRTFGRARPNAGHRAVAAFGRQGLLSGVITQNVDGLHQAAGSEGIVELHGSLDRVVCLSCGTFTSRREVARRLEEANAGFEPVAAAINPDGDADLTDEQVGDFRTVSCTVCEGVLKPDVVFFGEAVPPLRVEHCRELVRGATSLLVLGSSLTVMSGLRFVRQAAQAGKPVLIVNRDPTRGDRHAVTRIALPLGTALSAVAGQVGTPLGDEAAGPA; encoded by the coding sequence ATGCGCATGCGCCCCACTCTGAGCTGGTCCCCCACCGAGGACCTACCGCCCGCCACCACGGATGTGGAGCCGATCGCCGACGCTCTGAGCACCGGCGGCGTCCTGGTGCTCAGCGGGGCCGGTATCTCCACGGAGTCGGGCATCCCCGACTACCGTGGCGAGGGCGGGAGCCTGAGCCGGCACACCCCGATGACCTACCAGGACTTCACTGCCGGCGCCCAGGCCCGGCGCAGGTACTGGGCGCGCAGCCACCTCGGCTGGCGCACCTTCGGCCGTGCCCGCCCCAACGCCGGGCACCGAGCCGTGGCCGCGTTCGGGCGGCAGGGCCTGCTCTCGGGTGTGATCACCCAGAACGTCGACGGCCTGCACCAGGCCGCCGGCAGCGAGGGCATCGTGGAACTCCACGGAAGCCTGGACCGGGTCGTCTGCCTTTCCTGCGGCACCTTCACCTCGCGCCGCGAAGTCGCGCGGCGGCTGGAGGAGGCCAATGCGGGCTTCGAGCCAGTGGCTGCCGCGATCAACCCGGATGGTGACGCCGACCTCACCGACGAGCAGGTCGGGGACTTCCGCACGGTGTCCTGCACGGTCTGCGAAGGCGTCCTCAAGCCGGACGTGGTGTTCTTCGGCGAAGCCGTGCCCCCGCTGCGGGTCGAGCACTGCCGCGAACTGGTCCGCGGGGCGACCTCACTGCTGGTCCTTGGCTCTTCGCTGACGGTGATGTCCGGGCTCCGGTTCGTCCGCCAGGCGGCCCAGGCCGGAAAGCCGGTGCTGATCGTCAACCGGGACCCGACCCGGGGCGACCGGCACGCCGTCACCCGCATCGCGCTCCCGCTGGGAACGGCCCTCAGCGCCGTGGCCGGCCAAGTAGGCACCCCCCTCGGCGATGAGGCGGCAGGGCCTGCCTGA
- a CDS encoding phenylacetate--CoA ligase family protein: MFATALSQLRYGAAILRNRRIRPQDLERIARDLIATLAEFGEPGADSALLPGQAGAVDPAVRRTVTERSLRATARAAAQHTAYYRRTFVSLALDPRTLTPDTWDQVPVTSKAALRSLPAAFVSAASAPALMALTTGTSGTPTAVWYSRAEVEIAVAMSTVSAVLGMGLRPRHTIAYAGCSRATLPLLNVEESVTRIGASFVQIGTVDPAVALDRLAAPLGLRGKAPQITHLTVSASYLSALVEEAERSGWKPSDFGLESIGVGGEVLSDPLRERAAAALGAKVSTSYMMTETVPSGGTPCAEGHLHHTTEFGHLEILDPVTHAPTPPGAVGIIVQTPYVPYRDCTLLLRYATGDLVRLPESATTCELAHLPATSPVLGRWTGPLSREVPTWSVLNLLEAEPDIPLPARYALVDGPPGPRLHVLVRRLPSAGLLGRLEERATAAGLALDAIVLHDDLASMPPTGPVRADLREHTFESVRPAAVRVASPA; this comes from the coding sequence TTGTTCGCAACCGCGCTCAGCCAGCTCCGATACGGCGCGGCGATCCTGCGCAACCGCCGCATCCGCCCACAGGACCTGGAGCGCATCGCCCGGGACCTGATCGCGACCCTCGCGGAGTTCGGCGAGCCGGGCGCGGACTCGGCCCTGCTGCCCGGCCAGGCAGGGGCCGTCGACCCCGCCGTACGGCGTACCGTGACCGAGCGCAGTCTGCGGGCGACAGCTCGGGCCGCCGCCCAGCACACGGCCTACTACCGCCGGACGTTCGTCAGCCTGGCGCTCGACCCGCGCACACTCACACCGGACACCTGGGACCAGGTGCCGGTCACATCGAAGGCGGCCCTGCGCAGCCTGCCGGCGGCCTTCGTGTCCGCCGCTTCCGCTCCCGCGCTGATGGCGCTCACCACGGGGACGAGCGGCACCCCCACGGCTGTCTGGTACTCCCGGGCCGAGGTGGAGATCGCGGTGGCCATGAGCACGGTCTCGGCCGTCCTCGGCATGGGTCTGCGCCCCCGTCACACCATCGCGTACGCGGGGTGCTCCCGGGCGACCCTGCCGCTGCTCAACGTGGAGGAGTCGGTGACCCGGATCGGCGCCTCGTTCGTCCAGATCGGCACTGTGGACCCGGCGGTGGCGCTGGACCGGCTCGCCGCCCCTCTCGGATTGCGCGGCAAGGCGCCGCAGATCACCCACCTGACGGTCTCCGCGTCCTACCTCTCCGCCCTCGTCGAAGAGGCGGAGCGGAGCGGCTGGAAGCCATCGGACTTCGGCCTCGAGTCCATCGGTGTGGGCGGCGAAGTGCTCTCCGATCCGCTGAGGGAGCGGGCCGCGGCGGCCCTGGGCGCCAAGGTCTCCACCTCGTACATGATGACCGAGACCGTGCCGTCGGGCGGTACGCCGTGCGCCGAGGGGCATCTGCACCACACCACCGAATTCGGGCACCTGGAGATACTCGACCCCGTGACCCACGCGCCGACGCCACCGGGCGCCGTCGGCATCATCGTCCAGACCCCGTACGTCCCCTACCGGGACTGCACCCTGCTGTTGCGGTACGCGACCGGCGACCTGGTCCGGCTCCCCGAGAGCGCGACCACGTGCGAGCTGGCCCACTTGCCCGCGACCTCACCGGTACTCGGCCGCTGGACCGGTCCGCTGAGCCGCGAGGTACCCACCTGGTCGGTGCTGAACCTGCTGGAGGCGGAGCCGGACATCCCGCTGCCCGCGCGCTACGCCCTGGTCGACGGGCCCCCGGGCCCGCGCCTCCACGTCCTGGTCCGCCGGCTGCCCTCCGCCGGTCTGCTCGGAAGGCTGGAGGAGCGGGCCACCGCCGCTGGCCTCGCACTGGACGCGATCGTGCTCCACGACGACCTGGCCTCGATGCCACCGACCGGCCCGGTCCGCGCCGATCTGCGGGAGCACACCTTCGAGTCGGTCCGCCCCGCCGCGGTACGCGTCGCGAGTCCGGCATGA
- a CDS encoding class I SAM-dependent DNA methyltransferase: MNTDNWLEDTRTSYDTVADSYADQVRNLLDETPEERAFLALFARLVRTNGGGPVADVGCGPGRIAAHLCELGVDAFGIDLSPGMIEVARRDHPGLRFDLGSMTALNLADRSMAGLVAWYSLIHVPDDEMSSVLTHFRRVLRPGGPLLLSFHVGDEPELKTQGYGGHPMKICVHRRRPSQLAAWLNDAGFAVETQRTLASAESRLGGLLLARRRSDVP, encoded by the coding sequence CTGAACACTGACAACTGGCTGGAAGACACCCGGACGTCCTACGACACCGTGGCTGACAGCTATGCGGACCAGGTGCGGAACCTTCTGGATGAGACGCCCGAGGAGCGCGCTTTCCTGGCGCTGTTCGCCCGCCTGGTGCGCACGAACGGCGGGGGCCCGGTTGCGGACGTGGGGTGCGGACCGGGGAGGATCGCCGCCCACCTGTGCGAACTGGGCGTGGACGCGTTCGGGATCGACCTCTCCCCCGGGATGATCGAGGTGGCCCGGCGCGATCACCCCGGCCTGCGGTTCGACCTCGGGTCCATGACGGCGCTCAACCTCGCCGATCGCTCCATGGCCGGCCTGGTCGCCTGGTACTCGCTCATCCACGTCCCCGACGACGAGATGAGTTCGGTCCTCACGCACTTCCGGCGAGTACTGAGGCCCGGTGGCCCACTGCTGCTCAGTTTCCACGTCGGGGACGAGCCGGAGCTGAAGACGCAGGGGTACGGCGGCCACCCGATGAAGATCTGCGTCCATCGCCGCCGGCCCAGCCAATTGGCTGCTTGGCTCAACGATGCCGGCTTCGCCGTCGAGACACAGAGGACTCTTGCCTCAGCCGAGAGCAGGCTCGGGGGACTCCTTCTCGCGCGCCGCCGGTCTGACGTCCCGTAG
- a CDS encoding Gfo/Idh/MocA family protein, with amino-acid sequence MSPVPVPGEKRSRGPGQQGSDHRVAVIGAGAIARDHVTALADVPGLRLAHVVDRHPERAAALAALAEGATWSTDPATAWSDGVDVTAVCTSPESHTELSVAALEAGRAVLLEKPAALKVADVDRILAAARTAGRPLLVAQTARFQPVHLEIAQAVAEGAIGTPRLAHLTWYTGHVWPGGWRGWQLDPSRSGGHVAHNGVHALDLLTWLMDDEPVRVFARPCRTWSSGMPTPDSFQILVRFAGGALATIELCYALVARGTFVRRLMLSGTAGTLHHSSEDEPRAHSASPVAPASIEGAMTEQTRHLRDVLDGVAAPLTAPHQVRAALAAALAAQLSADEGRPVDVKEVC; translated from the coding sequence ATGAGCCCCGTCCCAGTGCCCGGAGAGAAGAGGTCGCGCGGCCCCGGACAGCAGGGAAGCGACCACCGTGTGGCTGTCATCGGTGCGGGCGCCATCGCCCGCGATCACGTCACCGCGCTCGCGGACGTTCCAGGACTGCGACTGGCCCATGTCGTCGACCGGCATCCCGAACGGGCCGCCGCGCTGGCCGCTCTCGCCGAGGGCGCCACATGGTCCACCGATCCGGCGACCGCGTGGTCCGACGGCGTTGACGTCACCGCCGTGTGCACCTCTCCCGAGTCACACACCGAACTCTCCGTGGCCGCCCTCGAGGCAGGCAGGGCGGTCCTGTTGGAGAAGCCCGCCGCGCTGAAGGTGGCCGACGTCGACCGGATCCTCGCGGCCGCGAGGACTGCCGGCCGGCCCCTGCTCGTAGCTCAGACGGCTCGCTTCCAGCCCGTCCACCTGGAGATCGCCCAAGCGGTCGCCGAAGGCGCGATCGGCACGCCCCGGCTGGCACACCTCACCTGGTACACCGGGCATGTCTGGCCGGGCGGCTGGCGGGGCTGGCAACTGGACCCCTCCCGCTCCGGAGGACATGTCGCCCATAACGGCGTGCACGCCCTCGACCTGCTGACCTGGCTCATGGACGACGAACCGGTCCGGGTGTTCGCCCGCCCCTGCCGCACGTGGTCATCCGGGATGCCGACCCCCGACAGCTTCCAGATCCTCGTACGCTTCGCCGGCGGTGCTCTCGCCACCATTGAGCTGTGCTACGCCCTCGTCGCACGCGGCACGTTCGTCCGCAGACTCATGCTCTCCGGCACGGCCGGTACCCTGCACCACAGCAGCGAGGACGAGCCGCGAGCGCACTCCGCGTCGCCCGTCGCCCCCGCTTCGATCGAGGGCGCGATGACCGAGCAGACCAGACACCTGCGCGACGTGCTCGACGGCGTCGCGGCCCCGCTGACCGCACCTCACCAAGTGCGTGCTGCCCTCGCCGCCGCGTTGGCGGCGCAGCTCAGTGCGGACGAAGGCCGCCCCGTCGACGTAAAGGAGGTCTGCTGA
- a CDS encoding Gfo/Idh/MocA family protein translates to MRILIASGVRHARDYVPLLRSMPGIEVVGCADTADSPFAEDSAALAGATGIPLLDLDQGLARCDIALVCSEPTRHVDLAVRALEADRHVLVDKPAATDTRGAQRLWDAADRSRGLLSAVHRLHSPQIARARRIVDSGAIGLPLAVDAEWLAAGGLDGATVERPELVCDPALSGGGELMNFGWYPALAIRHLTGLEVEEVVAFSSAAPHAPLFDGPHGAHGVEDAAVLSLRLRNGVVATATVARTPAGVGPAPVSSTVRVLGSHGHVLADEDAPSVAVRAADGYSVSRPVGGPAGATALRRLFTEFCDDIRYARTPLVTAADIHAAVAVVEAALSSAREDGVPVAPAVRATGVA, encoded by the coding sequence ATGAGAATCCTCATCGCATCCGGGGTGCGGCACGCCCGTGACTACGTGCCGCTGCTGAGGTCGATGCCCGGCATCGAGGTCGTCGGCTGCGCCGACACCGCCGACAGTCCGTTCGCCGAGGACAGCGCAGCCCTCGCGGGCGCGACGGGCATTCCGCTGCTCGACCTGGACCAGGGCCTTGCCCGCTGCGACATCGCCCTCGTGTGCAGCGAGCCCACACGCCACGTCGACCTCGCGGTGAGAGCGCTCGAAGCGGACCGGCACGTGCTCGTCGACAAGCCTGCCGCGACCGACACGCGTGGCGCACAGCGCCTGTGGGACGCCGCCGACCGCTCGCGCGGGCTGCTCAGTGCCGTGCACCGCCTCCACTCTCCACAGATCGCTCGTGCCCGGCGCATCGTGGACTCCGGTGCGATCGGCCTGCCCCTCGCCGTCGATGCGGAGTGGCTCGCGGCCGGCGGGCTCGACGGAGCCACCGTCGAGCGCCCCGAACTGGTCTGCGACCCCGCCCTGTCCGGCGGCGGCGAACTGATGAACTTCGGGTGGTATCCGGCCCTGGCGATCCGGCACCTGACCGGCCTGGAGGTGGAGGAGGTCGTCGCCTTCAGCAGCGCCGCACCCCATGCGCCGCTCTTCGACGGCCCGCACGGCGCCCACGGAGTCGAGGACGCGGCCGTTCTCTCGCTCAGGCTGCGCAATGGAGTGGTGGCAACAGCCACCGTGGCCCGCACACCCGCCGGCGTCGGCCCGGCCCCCGTCTCGTCCACCGTGCGCGTCCTCGGCTCGCACGGCCACGTACTCGCCGACGAGGACGCTCCCTCGGTCGCCGTGCGCGCGGCGGACGGCTACAGCGTCTCCCGCCCGGTCGGCGGGCCGGCCGGGGCGACGGCGCTGCGGCGGCTGTTCACCGAGTTCTGCGACGACATCCGCTACGCGCGCACCCCGTTGGTGACGGCGGCCGATATTCACGCGGCCGTCGCGGTGGTCGAGGCCGCGCTGTCCTCCGCGCGCGAGGACGGTGTCCCTGTCGCCCCCGCCGTCCGTGCTACGGGCGTGGCCTGA
- a CDS encoding phosphatase PAP2 family protein — protein MVTLGFLIALEIAARHYGLPGPITTQAQEVIVAPQSGFLLYASMGLMMVVLTWRQRFIAVGVAIGIDVTILLVRWAADAEVTQGHPFGNGALWVIVGYAVIAVTRRTGAERVLLLKGVGLGLLLVAGRKTGDTWLLITSKTRPEVLDQYVATADHALGNPSWLVGRMVTATGPIGARFLDSVYTQLAVAAVVVAIYQLRNVAADRRFPGHHLVRTFLVIGLLGPGIYVLFPVVGPIFAYGADGGHWAVSNLWPNTTPPVIAPHHMSFDEITPRNCMPSLHTAWATAIFIHSRKGPRTLQFAGAFWLIATLGATLGFGYHYGADIIAGVVFTLTIEAALRSLARGWDRAGIQLVVYGATVFAALLVSYRYLSMEMANHPWVFGPLLILAMASVIHGYVRTTERWEPKIVPARQPEPLPEPV, from the coding sequence GTGGTGACGCTCGGTTTCCTCATCGCGCTGGAGATCGCCGCACGTCACTACGGCCTGCCGGGGCCGATCACCACCCAGGCGCAAGAGGTCATAGTCGCCCCTCAATCGGGCTTCCTGCTCTACGCCAGCATGGGCTTGATGATGGTGGTGCTCACCTGGCGGCAACGGTTCATCGCGGTCGGTGTCGCGATAGGAATCGACGTCACCATTCTGCTGGTGCGGTGGGCGGCCGACGCCGAGGTGACCCAGGGCCATCCCTTCGGCAATGGCGCGTTGTGGGTGATTGTGGGCTACGCGGTCATCGCTGTCACGCGCCGCACAGGCGCGGAACGTGTTCTGCTGCTCAAGGGCGTCGGGCTGGGCCTGCTGCTGGTGGCCGGCCGCAAGACCGGCGACACCTGGCTGCTCATCACGTCGAAGACCCGCCCGGAAGTGCTCGACCAGTACGTGGCAACCGCCGATCACGCGCTGGGCAACCCGTCGTGGCTGGTAGGCCGGATGGTTACCGCCACCGGCCCGATCGGGGCCCGCTTTCTCGACTCCGTCTACACACAGCTGGCGGTGGCCGCGGTCGTCGTCGCGATCTACCAGCTGCGTAACGTGGCGGCCGACCGCCGCTTCCCCGGCCATCACCTGGTGCGCACCTTCCTCGTCATCGGCCTCCTCGGGCCGGGCATCTACGTGCTCTTCCCGGTGGTCGGGCCGATCTTCGCCTACGGCGCCGACGGCGGACACTGGGCGGTGTCCAACCTCTGGCCGAACACGACGCCGCCGGTCATTGCCCCACACCACATGTCATTCGACGAGATCACGCCACGCAACTGCATGCCCAGTCTGCACACGGCATGGGCGACCGCCATCTTCATCCATTCCCGCAAGGGCCCTCGCACTCTCCAATTCGCAGGCGCCTTCTGGCTGATCGCCACACTCGGCGCAACGCTGGGCTTCGGCTATCACTACGGTGCGGACATCATTGCCGGCGTGGTGTTCACGCTCACGATCGAGGCGGCCCTGCGCTCGCTCGCTCGCGGCTGGGACCGGGCCGGAATCCAGTTGGTCGTCTACGGTGCAACGGTCTTCGCTGCGCTCCTGGTGTCCTATCGCTATCTGTCGATGGAGATGGCCAACCATCCGTGGGTGTTTGGTCCACTTCTCATTCTGGCGATGGCCTCGGTGATCCACGGCTACGTACGGACCACCGAACGGTGGGAACCGAAGATCGTCCCAGCGCGACAGCCGGAACCGCTGCCCGAACCGGTTTGA
- a CDS encoding NUDIX hydrolase has product MTANHVHEELRILAKDDRPQAGHGGQSVSQTWMPPEQYAETVMKATAFACLYFTDEHDNPLQLRAVYSRIHPWQLAGGTMDPGERPWETALRECREETGIVFDGPAKLLASVFGQPGREWPYATIGFVFEGGRLTSGQIRSLTLDPAEHDEARVLSMPEWQKLMPRRDFARLEAVVEARRTGTAAFFDSWDWEDQ; this is encoded by the coding sequence TTGACCGCGAACCATGTTCATGAGGAACTCCGCATTCTCGCGAAAGACGACCGGCCGCAGGCGGGACACGGCGGCCAGAGCGTGAGCCAGACGTGGATGCCGCCTGAGCAGTACGCCGAGACGGTGATGAAGGCGACCGCGTTCGCGTGCCTGTACTTCACCGACGAGCACGACAACCCGCTGCAGCTGAGGGCGGTGTACTCCCGGATCCACCCGTGGCAGTTGGCCGGCGGGACAATGGATCCGGGCGAGCGGCCGTGGGAGACGGCCCTGCGGGAGTGCCGGGAAGAGACCGGGATCGTCTTCGACGGCCCCGCCAAGCTCCTCGCGTCCGTCTTCGGCCAGCCGGGAAGGGAGTGGCCCTATGCCACGATCGGCTTCGTCTTCGAGGGCGGCCGGCTGACTTCCGGCCAGATCCGGTCCCTCACTCTGGACCCGGCCGAACACGACGAGGCACGCGTCCTGTCCATGCCTGAGTGGCAGAAGCTCATGCCCCGGCGGGACTTCGCCCGGCTGGAGGCCGTGGTGGAGGCGCGTCGTACAGGCACAGCAGCGTTCTTCGACTCATGGGACTGGGAAGACCAGTGA